Proteins found in one Sorghum bicolor cultivar BTx623 chromosome 1, Sorghum_bicolor_NCBIv3, whole genome shotgun sequence genomic segment:
- the LOC8059850 gene encoding probable indole-3-pyruvate monooxygenase YUCCA4, with translation MQGQVAGDDAGGGSSRRRESLVRGPIIVGAGPSGLAVAATLSQHGVPFTVLERSDGIADLWTNRTYDRLRLHLPKVFCELPHARFPADFPTYPTKHDFLRYLRSYAARFGVSPLFGRTVTRARYDADASLWRVTAVSSSSSAADGGGVTTTTETEYASPWLVVASGENAEVVVPTVKGREMFAGEVLHSSAYRSGERFKGMRVLVVGCGNSGMEMCLDLCEHGAMPFMSVRSGVHVLPREMFGASTFGIAMKLLRWLPIKLVDRLLLLIARMVLGNTERHGLKRPKLGPLEIKNITGKSPVLDVGAWSFIKSGNIKIVPEVESFTGGNGVRFVDGNKMAFDAVIFATGYRSNVPFWLKDDGDLFTEDGTAKQAAGQPSGGDWWRGPNGLYRVGFSGRGLLGAGADALRAAADIAGRWQAEVAAAGGAKIVSSSSV, from the exons ATGCAGGGGCAAGTTGCTGGTGACGACGCAGGTGGCGGCAGCTCTAGGCGGCGGGAGAGCTTGGTGCGTGGCCCCATCATCGTGGGCGCGGGGCCGTCGGGGCTGGCCGTGGCGGCGACGCTGAGCCAGCACGGGGTGCCGTTCACGGTGCTGGAGCGCTCCGACGGCATCGCCGACCTGTGGACGAACCGCACGTACGACCGGCTCCGGCTGCACCTCCCCAAGGTGTTCTGCGAGCTCCCGCACGCGCGCTTCCCGGCAGACTTCCCCACGTACCCGACCAAGCACGACTTCCTCCGCTACCTCCGCTCCTACGCCGCGCGCTTCGGCGTGTCCCCGCTGTTCGGCCGCACGGTGACCCGGGCGCGCTACGACGCCGACGCGTCGCTCTGGCGGGTCACGgcggtgtcgtcgtcgtcgtcggccgcggacggcggcggcgtgacgacgacgacggagaCCGAGTACGCGTCGCCGTGGCTGGTGGTGGCTAGTGGGGAGAACGCGGAGGTGGTGGTGCCGACGGTGAAGGGGAGGGAGATGTTCGCCGGGGAGGTCCTGCACTCCAGCGCGTACAGGAGCGGGGAGAGGTTCAAGGGCATGAGGGTGCTGGTCGTGGGGTGTGGCAACTCCGGCATGGAGATGTGCTTGGACTTGTGTGAGCACGGTGCCATGCCCTTCATGTCCGTCAGGAGCGGG GTGCACGTTCTACCGAGAGAGATGTTTGGGGCCTCAACGTTCGGCATCGCCATGAAACTGCTTAGATGGCTGCCGATCAAGCTGGTGGACAGGCTGCTGCTGCTCATCGCCAGGATGGTCCTGGGAAACACGGAGAGGCACGGGCTGAAGAGGCCCAAGCTGGGCCCGCTGGAGATCAAGAACATCACCGGCAAGAGCCCTGTTCTCGACGTGGGAGCATGGTCGTTCATCAAATCTGGAAACATCAAG ATCGTGCCAGAAGTGGAGTCATTCACCGGCGGCAACGGGGTGAGGTTCGTGGACGGCAACAAGATGGCCTTCGACGCCGTCATCTTCGCCACCGGCTACAGAAGCAACGTCCCTTTCTGGCTCAAG GACGACGGCGATCTGTTCACGGAGGACGGCACGGCAAAGCAGGCTGCTGGGCAGCCGAGCGGCGGCGACTGGTGGAGGGGTCCCAACGGGCTGTACCGCGTGGGATTCTCCGGGCGGGGCCTGCTCGGCGCTGGCGCGGACGCGCTGAGGGCCGCCGCCGACATCGCCGGGAGGTGGCAGGCGGAGGTGGCGGCAGCGGGTGGAGCCAAGATAGTCTCCTCGTCCTCGGTGTAG